Part of the Gemmatimonadota bacterium genome is shown below.
GCGCCGTGCGCGAGGCCCAGAACGGCGAGGCGCTCATCGAGCGCATCCGCCAGCAGACGGGGATCGAGCTGGAGGCCATCAGCGGCTCCGAGGAGGCGCGGCTGGTGCACCTGGCCGTGACCAGTCGGATCGACATGAGCCAGAGCAAGTGGTTGCTCGTGGACGTGGGCGGCGGATCGGTGGAGGTGTCGCTGGCCGACGACGTCGGCATGTTGTGGTCGCAGTCGCACACGATGGGCTCCGTGCGGCTGCTGGAGGAGCTGTCCGGAGCGGGGGACGATCCCGGTCGCTTCCGCCGGCTCCTCGGCGAGTACGTCTCCGTGCTCCGACTGCCGTCCGCGGCCGCCTACTGGCAGCCGGCCGGACTGATCGCCACCGGCGGCAACATCGAAGCGCTCGCGGACTTCGTGTACGCGGCTCCGGACGACCGGGGTGTGGCGCAGCTGACGGTGGACGACCTGACGTCGGCCATCGAGCTCCTGGCCCGGCTCTCCTTCCACGACAAGAAGGAGCAGTTCGGCATGCGCGAGGACCGGGCAGACGTCATCCTGCCCGCTGCCATGGTCTACGCCCGCGTCGCCGAGCTCGCGCAGGTGGAGGAGATCCAGGTGCCGTTCGTCGGTGTGAAGGAAGGCATCCTGCTCGACCTCGTCGACCAGATCCTCTCCAGCCGCCAGCACGAGGAGCGTCAGCTCGCGCAGGTCACCACGGCCGCCGTGGCACTCGGGCGCCGCTTCCTGTTCGACGAGGCCCACGGCACCACGGTGGCCCGGCACGCCGACGCCCTGTTCGTCCAGCTCGAGGCCCTGCACGGGCTGGATGCCCGCGACCGTCTCGTCCTCAGGGCCGCGTCCATCCTGCACGACATCGGGCTGTTCATCTCCTACAAGCGCCACCACCACCATTCCCTGTACATCC
Proteins encoded:
- a CDS encoding Ppx/GppA phosphatase family protein, with the protein product METSPDIGTGTAALLEESPFPVRVACVDTGSNAIRFLAADFFSPTRWHPVHYERVPIRLGHQVFLNGKLASSQMDACVEAFAGFREHLDRLEIQHFRAVATSAVREAQNGEALIERIRQQTGIELEAISGSEEARLVHLAVTSRIDMSQSKWLLVDVGGGSVEVSLADDVGMLWSQSHTMGSVRLLEELSGAGDDPGRFRRLLGEYVSVLRLPSAAAYWQPAGLIATGGNIEALADFVYAAPDDRGVAQLTVDDLTSAIELLARLSFHDKKEQFGMREDRADVILPAAMVYARVAELAQVEEIQVPFVGVKEGILLDLVDQILSSRQHEERQLAQVTTAAVALGRRFLFDEAHGTTVARHADALFVQLEALHGLDARDRLVLRAASILHDIGLFISYKRHHHHSLYILTGSELPGFSPEEMKVVANVARYHRKSGPAPHHEHYMELPHEDRMRVTALGSLLRLADALDRQHSGMVEEVRARVDGMVLKLELEGRGDLLLERWALAKKKNLFEETFGLKVKVRAR